A stretch of Dysidea avara chromosome 5, odDysAvar1.4, whole genome shotgun sequence DNA encodes these proteins:
- the LOC136256107 gene encoding nucleotide-binding oligomerization domain-containing protein 2-like isoform X1, giving the protein MNSQQSTEKSWPHCAVIPDGKQRDEVPICRDLYRNVVSQYAAHWEAIGAELGLEHYQIANISKDHHHRIEEGCAAMLTKWLQMGYTPTWGTLEDAISEVIRRKQTLPGPKITVRSKMKPVVEIGVSNDLTADLKDRYCVTRLSIEKDSWPPEQLEEYTTLVLLHHKKQPTEKEVIGLIEAIGTGNVDQIFGANGDHPLLSGTNERNDTITLTEDSKCTRNIADILVPLEDATEKKIRTVLIEGAPGSGKTILLKQIAYEWAKDKQLLKSQFVFLLLLRDPVVRAMSSVTDIVKYFCKRSPEKCKLYADIISETNGKNVTFLLDGYDELPSQEREDSFIAKIIYHEELYFSAVVVSSRPHVSASLHSNALCQVDILGFTKDDQLLFCQNSLKDQPAKLKELQSYFDSHPTISSLCCIPFNITVLLWLFKQEIPLPDSSTELYKYLICHTIQRHLTKHKVRVSPHSISELNCLPQPYKEIIQQLSVLCLKALESNDLVFSLEHIRLACPDIDAFPNAFGLLQAVEHYSELNGVPTQTFSFIHVSVQEYLAAYQITCLSPKKELQFIKTNFFTKEYSNTFTLYVGMTKGQRPCFKKFLSCYGKSFIASFCSTQTNKIAHKFIEDNMTTLVLFQCFNEANNEKLCKNISKKMRSRSSKINLSHSGTLLPNDIRCLTLFLSKTVIKVWKTLDLSNCHIGDAGLIMLHESLITSGITIDKICLEGNSLTSQSSEMIIEIASSCKTKVFFIPHNTLEDGLDLSNNSTLEELYIHYNQISSRGASRIFATLSCNKNTRLTVLKLYGNSIGDETVTDIAQFLAGNNVLEQLSLLSNRFSEQGIVAILRSLYNNKNLKELIIGIHNENSQIMMETEIIQNNRPKLGIY; this is encoded by the exons ATGAATAGTCAACAATCCACAGAAAAATCATGGCCACATTGTGCTGTAATACCTGATGGAAAGCAAA GAGATGAAGTCCCCATTTGTCGCGATCTATATAGGAATGTTGTGTCACAGTACGCAGCCCACTGGGAGGCTATTGGGGCTGAACTTGGACTGGAGCATTATCAAATAGCAAACATCTCTAAAGATCATCACCACAGAATTGAAGAAGGGTGTGCTGCAATGTTGACGAAATGGCTACAAATGGGATACACACCAACTTGGGGTACACTGGAAGATGCCATTAGCGAAGTTATAAGGAGAAAACAAACATTACCTGGGCCAAAAATTACTGTCAGATCAAAAATGAAACCTGTAGTAGAAATTGGAGTAAGCAATGACCTAACTGCTGACCTCAAAGATCGCTATTGTGTCACAAGACTCAGTATAGAAAAGGATTCTTGGCCTCCAGAACAGCTGGAAGAGTATACGACTCTGGTACTACTTCACCACAAAAAACAGCCTACAGAAAAAGAAGTCATTGGCTTAATTGAAGCAATAGGAACTGGTAATGTCGATCAAATTTTTGGTGCCAATGGTGACCATCCCTTACTTAGTGGGACAAATGAGAGAAATGATACAATAACTCTCACTGAGGACAGCAAATGCACACGTAACATTGCAGACATCCTTGTTCCATTGGAAGATGCAACAGAGAAAAAAATACGGACTGTTTTAATAGAAGGAGCTCCTGGATCAGGAAAAACTATTTTATTGAAACAGATAGCTTATGAGTGGGCAAAAGACAAACAGTTATTAAAAAGCCAGTTTGTATTTTTGCTACTTCTTCGAGATCCAGTCGTCCGAGCAATGTCTTCTGTCACTGATATTGTCAAGTACTTTTGTAAAAGATCACCAGAAAAATGCAAACTGTATGCAGACATAATATCTGAAACAAATGGAAAAAACGTCACTTTCTTACTTGATGGCTATGATGAACTACCATCTCAAGAAAGAGAAGACAGTTTCATAGCAAAAATCATTTACCATGAGGAGTTGTATTTCTCTGCTGTGGTAGTATCTTCTCGCCCACATGTCTCTGCTAGTCTGCACAGCAATGCTCTCTGTCAAGTTGACATATTGGGGTTCACTAAAGATGACCAGTTGCTTTTCTGTCAAAATTCACTCAAAGATCAACCTGCTAAACTAAAGGAGCTGCAGAGCTATTTTGATAGCCACCCTACTATTAGCAGTCTTTGCTGTATTCCTTTTAACATAACAGTGTTGCTGTGGCTGTTTAAACAAGAAATCCCTCTTCCTGACAGCTCTACTGAGTTATATAAATACTTAATTTGTCATACAATACAGCGCCATCTTACCAAACACAAAGTTAGAGTCTCTCCTCACAGTATCAGTGAACTTAACTGCCTTCCTCAACCATATAAGGAGATAATACAGCAGCTTTCTGTCTTGTGCCTTAAGGCTTTGGAATCTAACGATCTTGTGTTTTCATTGGAGCATATTAGATTAGCTTGTCCAGATATTGATGCTTTTCCTAATGCATTTGGATTGTTGCAAGCAGTTGAGCATTACAGTGAGCTCAATGGTGTTCCAACACAAACGTTTAGCTTTATTCATGTGTCTGTTCAAGAGTATCTAGCTGCTTATCAAATTACATGCCTTTCCCCAAAAAAAGAACTGCAGTTTATTAAAACAAATTTCTTTACTAAAGAATACTCTAACACTTTCACATTGTATGTAGGCATGACAAAGGGTCAGCGTCCTTGCTTTAAAAAGTTTTTGTCCTGCTATGGTAAAAGCTTTATTGCATCATTTTGCTCTACTCAGACAAATAAAATTGCTCATAAGTTTATTGAAGATAACATGACAACTCTTGTGTTATTTCAGTGCTTCAATGAAGCTAACAATGAGAAATTGTGTAAAAACATCAGCAAGAAAATGCGCAGCAGAAGCAGCAAGATTAATCTTTCCCATTCTGGAACACTGTTGCCTAATGATATACGCTGTCTTACACTTTTTCTGTCAAAGACAGTTATTAAGGTATGGAAGACCCTTGATTTATCTAACTGTCACATCGGAGATGCTGGATTGATAATGCTTCATGAGTCACTGATCACTAGTGGCATAACAATTGATAAAATCTGCTTAGAGGGTAATTCACTGACATCACAGTCATCAGAAATGATCATTGAAATTGCATCTTCTTGCAAAACAAAGGTATTCTTTattccacacaacacactagaAGATGGTTTAGACCTATCCAACAACTCTACACTTGAGGAATTATACATACACTATAATCAGATATCATCTAGAGGAGCTAGCAGGATATTTGCCACGCTATCTTGTAACAAAAACACAAGGCTGACAGTACTAAAACTGTATGGAAATTCCATCGGTGATGAAACAGTAACTGACATTGCACAATTCTTGGCAGGAAACAATGTTTTAGAACAGCTCAGCTTATTGTCCAACAGGTTCAGTGAACAAGGCATAGTAGCAATTCTTAGGTCATTGTATAACAACAAAAATCTTAAAGAACTAATAATTGGTATCCACAACGAGAATTCACAAATTATGATGGAGACAGAAATAATACAAAATAACAGACCAAAGCTTGGCATTTATTAA
- the LOC136256107 gene encoding nucleotide-binding oligomerization domain-containing protein 2-like isoform X2 codes for MLTKWLQMGYTPTWGTLEDAISEVIRRKQTLPGPKITVRSKMKPVVEIGVSNDLTADLKDRYCVTRLSIEKDSWPPEQLEEYTTLVLLHHKKQPTEKEVIGLIEAIGTGNVDQIFGANGDHPLLSGTNERNDTITLTEDSKCTRNIADILVPLEDATEKKIRTVLIEGAPGSGKTILLKQIAYEWAKDKQLLKSQFVFLLLLRDPVVRAMSSVTDIVKYFCKRSPEKCKLYADIISETNGKNVTFLLDGYDELPSQEREDSFIAKIIYHEELYFSAVVVSSRPHVSASLHSNALCQVDILGFTKDDQLLFCQNSLKDQPAKLKELQSYFDSHPTISSLCCIPFNITVLLWLFKQEIPLPDSSTELYKYLICHTIQRHLTKHKVRVSPHSISELNCLPQPYKEIIQQLSVLCLKALESNDLVFSLEHIRLACPDIDAFPNAFGLLQAVEHYSELNGVPTQTFSFIHVSVQEYLAAYQITCLSPKKELQFIKTNFFTKEYSNTFTLYVGMTKGQRPCFKKFLSCYGKSFIASFCSTQTNKIAHKFIEDNMTTLVLFQCFNEANNEKLCKNISKKMRSRSSKINLSHSGTLLPNDIRCLTLFLSKTVIKVWKTLDLSNCHIGDAGLIMLHESLITSGITIDKICLEGNSLTSQSSEMIIEIASSCKTKVFFIPHNTLEDGLDLSNNSTLEELYIHYNQISSRGASRIFATLSCNKNTRLTVLKLYGNSIGDETVTDIAQFLAGNNVLEQLSLLSNRFSEQGIVAILRSLYNNKNLKELIIGIHNENSQIMMETEIIQNNRPKLGIY; via the coding sequence ATGTTGACGAAATGGCTACAAATGGGATACACACCAACTTGGGGTACACTGGAAGATGCCATTAGCGAAGTTATAAGGAGAAAACAAACATTACCTGGGCCAAAAATTACTGTCAGATCAAAAATGAAACCTGTAGTAGAAATTGGAGTAAGCAATGACCTAACTGCTGACCTCAAAGATCGCTATTGTGTCACAAGACTCAGTATAGAAAAGGATTCTTGGCCTCCAGAACAGCTGGAAGAGTATACGACTCTGGTACTACTTCACCACAAAAAACAGCCTACAGAAAAAGAAGTCATTGGCTTAATTGAAGCAATAGGAACTGGTAATGTCGATCAAATTTTTGGTGCCAATGGTGACCATCCCTTACTTAGTGGGACAAATGAGAGAAATGATACAATAACTCTCACTGAGGACAGCAAATGCACACGTAACATTGCAGACATCCTTGTTCCATTGGAAGATGCAACAGAGAAAAAAATACGGACTGTTTTAATAGAAGGAGCTCCTGGATCAGGAAAAACTATTTTATTGAAACAGATAGCTTATGAGTGGGCAAAAGACAAACAGTTATTAAAAAGCCAGTTTGTATTTTTGCTACTTCTTCGAGATCCAGTCGTCCGAGCAATGTCTTCTGTCACTGATATTGTCAAGTACTTTTGTAAAAGATCACCAGAAAAATGCAAACTGTATGCAGACATAATATCTGAAACAAATGGAAAAAACGTCACTTTCTTACTTGATGGCTATGATGAACTACCATCTCAAGAAAGAGAAGACAGTTTCATAGCAAAAATCATTTACCATGAGGAGTTGTATTTCTCTGCTGTGGTAGTATCTTCTCGCCCACATGTCTCTGCTAGTCTGCACAGCAATGCTCTCTGTCAAGTTGACATATTGGGGTTCACTAAAGATGACCAGTTGCTTTTCTGTCAAAATTCACTCAAAGATCAACCTGCTAAACTAAAGGAGCTGCAGAGCTATTTTGATAGCCACCCTACTATTAGCAGTCTTTGCTGTATTCCTTTTAACATAACAGTGTTGCTGTGGCTGTTTAAACAAGAAATCCCTCTTCCTGACAGCTCTACTGAGTTATATAAATACTTAATTTGTCATACAATACAGCGCCATCTTACCAAACACAAAGTTAGAGTCTCTCCTCACAGTATCAGTGAACTTAACTGCCTTCCTCAACCATATAAGGAGATAATACAGCAGCTTTCTGTCTTGTGCCTTAAGGCTTTGGAATCTAACGATCTTGTGTTTTCATTGGAGCATATTAGATTAGCTTGTCCAGATATTGATGCTTTTCCTAATGCATTTGGATTGTTGCAAGCAGTTGAGCATTACAGTGAGCTCAATGGTGTTCCAACACAAACGTTTAGCTTTATTCATGTGTCTGTTCAAGAGTATCTAGCTGCTTATCAAATTACATGCCTTTCCCCAAAAAAAGAACTGCAGTTTATTAAAACAAATTTCTTTACTAAAGAATACTCTAACACTTTCACATTGTATGTAGGCATGACAAAGGGTCAGCGTCCTTGCTTTAAAAAGTTTTTGTCCTGCTATGGTAAAAGCTTTATTGCATCATTTTGCTCTACTCAGACAAATAAAATTGCTCATAAGTTTATTGAAGATAACATGACAACTCTTGTGTTATTTCAGTGCTTCAATGAAGCTAACAATGAGAAATTGTGTAAAAACATCAGCAAGAAAATGCGCAGCAGAAGCAGCAAGATTAATCTTTCCCATTCTGGAACACTGTTGCCTAATGATATACGCTGTCTTACACTTTTTCTGTCAAAGACAGTTATTAAGGTATGGAAGACCCTTGATTTATCTAACTGTCACATCGGAGATGCTGGATTGATAATGCTTCATGAGTCACTGATCACTAGTGGCATAACAATTGATAAAATCTGCTTAGAGGGTAATTCACTGACATCACAGTCATCAGAAATGATCATTGAAATTGCATCTTCTTGCAAAACAAAGGTATTCTTTattccacacaacacactagaAGATGGTTTAGACCTATCCAACAACTCTACACTTGAGGAATTATACATACACTATAATCAGATATCATCTAGAGGAGCTAGCAGGATATTTGCCACGCTATCTTGTAACAAAAACACAAGGCTGACAGTACTAAAACTGTATGGAAATTCCATCGGTGATGAAACAGTAACTGACATTGCACAATTCTTGGCAGGAAACAATGTTTTAGAACAGCTCAGCTTATTGTCCAACAGGTTCAGTGAACAAGGCATAGTAGCAATTCTTAGGTCATTGTATAACAACAAAAATCTTAAAGAACTAATAATTGGTATCCACAACGAGAATTCACAAATTATGATGGAGACAGAAATAATACAAAATAACAGACCAAAGCTTGGCATTTATTAA